The proteins below are encoded in one region of Peptococcaceae bacterium 1198_IL3148:
- a CDS encoding transposase encodes EVGKLFKFNNDDSGFSSFVEWIEELKAKYQKNYAMIGMEPTGYYWFPIAQYIKDLQMKVALVNPFHVKRSKELDDNNPSKNDRK; translated from the coding sequence TGAAGTTGGCAAACTTTTTAAATTTAACAATGATGATAGTGGTTTTTCTTCATTTGTAGAGTGGATTGAAGAGCTAAAAGCAAAGTATCAAAAAAATTATGCCATGATTGGAATGGAACCTACTGGCTATTATTGGTTTCCTATAGCTCAATATATAAAAGATCTTCAAATGAAAGTAGCACTGGTTAATCCATTTCATGTCAAACGAAGCAAAGAATTAGACGACAATAACCCAAGCAAGAATGACCGAAAGGA